In Rhodococcus qingshengii JCM 15477, the sequence CGCGGCTCTGTTCCTGACGACCGAAGCCGTTGTCGCTGACAAGCCCGAGAAGGCCGGAGCGCCTGCAGGCGATCCGACCGGCGGCATGGGCGGCATGGACTTCTGAGTCCATCTCCACCTAGCTCCTAGAGCCCGGCCCACCGTTTGGTGGGCCGGGCTTTTGCTTGTGCGGAGGTATTTGCGGGCATTTTTGTCCACTACTGCGACGCGATCGCGGTTTCCCGTTGCGCGCTCGATGCTGTGTGCGTTTACGCCCGCGCTTACGCCCGGTTGTGTCGGCGTCTTCGGACCACTGTGATGATTTCGTCCGCCACAGCGTCGAGATGGGCCATCGCGGTGGCGGCGGAGTAACGCAACACCATCCATCCGTCGAGAACGAGTGCGTTCTGACGCCGTCGATCGTTGTTGAAAGTTGCGGGGTCGGTATGGAATTCGCGCCCGTCGATCTCCACGATCACCCGGGCTCGCGTGTCGACCAGATCGCCGAAGTAGGGTCCGACCCGAGCGTTGATCTCCAGGTGAACGTTGCGCGCAGTCAGTGCACGGGCGACTGCTCGCTCCGGTTCCGAACGAGTGAGCGGGCAACAGGTGCGGAGTTGTTCGCGTACGGCGGGGATCCCGTGCCTGCCGCGGCTCGCATCACACAGTTGGGCTATCGACTTCCACGGCACTCGGGTCGATACCGCCGCGTCGAAGAAGGCCTCGAGTGCGGGCCGTGGCAACGTGGTCGCGACGTCGATGAAGCACTGCTCGATCGGCACGATCGGTAAACCCATCCACTCATCCGACGAGACTCCTGTTCGTCGGTGAAGCCGTACCCACTGCGGACTGGCTGCTCGGACGCTGGGAGCCACGGTGGCCTCGACGAAGAGTGGTTCCTCCGGCAGGAGATCCCACAGCCAGGCTGCGCTGGTATGGCTGAGGACGGCCTCAGGCTTCCACAGTGTGACCGCGACGCAACGCTCGAAGTATCCAGGTTCTTCGGTGGAGTACACCGACGGCAGGATTCGATGGAGTCGCCCTGACCGCGTGGATCGGGAGATCGAACTGCGCGAAGTGCCCTGCTCGAGCAACTGGTTTCTTGTGACAACTTCCACGTATGCACTGTGGCGGCAAGAGCCTGACGACGCGGATTCAGAAGCCACTTTGTGGATGGCCGCGTGTGTGTGGACAACCTCATGGCGTAACAGGTGTATCGAGAAGGTGGGGAACGAGAAGCTTCATCTATCCGAATGTTGAAGGATGTTTGATATTTTCCGTCCCGATTGTTCGCCTCCGCTAACCTGTGAAGTGCGGATACGTCTAGTTCTTTTGGTGGATAATTCTGTCCTGAATACCCTCAAGTACTAAGCCTTTCGGACGACGTAAATTCCGGTTGCTATTCCATTTTGCTCGATTTTCAGGCGTCTTGGACGCTAGACCTGCGAATATGGAACAGGTTTCAGATCCATCTGAAATTCTTGGGCAAAAAGCACCCAAACCGGATCCTATTGCACTACCTTGATGTCAGTCACAGCCGCGGAAAGTGGGCACCAGCCCCGGAGGATCTCGGCTTCATCGTTCGACTGGGATTCTTTAATTGCTGCTCGGACCGGTTCTTTGTGGGCTGCATCAAGCATTCCAATGTAAATGTTCCGTGAGTATTCGCGGCCAATCGAAAGCGTGGGATTCAATATGATCGTCATGTTCCTGCAGACAACGGCGGCATTGTTCACCGACCTGCTGGGTAACGTCTGGTCCGGTTCGCTCATGCCGGGAATCGACGGGGTCACCGGATCGTTGGTTTCGGCAATCGACCTCAGTTGACGGCACCTGCAAGTTCTTCTTCCAATGTTTTTGATGACAGGAGCGAATGATGGATCTGGGATCGATTGCGGACGTTCTCGAGGGCGAGGCCGGGGGGTTGATCAAAAACATTCTCGGGATGGCTTTGTTTACCCCGTTTATCGCCTCGGTTGACTTCGGCTGGTTCCCGAACGTCGACTGAGAAGTGAATTGCTTTAGCCAGTGAACGAAATCAATCTCAAGGAGTGTGAAATACGGTGGACACAGCTAGTTTGATAGGTGCGCTCGCAAGCGTTGACGTCGGATCCCTCGTGGATCCACTGTTCTACTTGGTCAAGGTCGTTGACGGAATCTTCGTGTCGATCACCGGAAGCCTCAACATGGGCGGTGCGCTCGGTGAGGCTGCGGCGGGCAGCGTCCAATCGGTCCTCGGCTCCGTAGCCGGCCTGTAAAAGGAGAAGGAGAAAAGATGTTCGATCTCTTCCTGGACTACCTGTCCAAGATCGTCGATTTCGGATCGGTCGATCTCGTGGGCACGTTTGTGAAGTATTTGAACGCGCTGTCGTCTTCCCCCACGCCATAGAAAGAACGGAATCGGTCATGCTGCAAACTTATTTAACCGGAATGATCACGTGGGTATCGAACATGCTTGGTCTCACTTCCACTGGAAGCAAGATCATCAAGGATCCTCCACAAAAGCCGTGATCACTCCAGCGACTGCATCATATTGTTCGGTTGTCGAGGACAGCATCGTAGCGGAGCAGTCAGGCGAACCTGCACAACCTGCACTTGCTTGAAACTTTGGTCCCCGTAGCCCTCTGGCTTCGGGGACCATCGGTTTTGCAATCACTGGCCTTATAGTCACAAGCTTTGCACTCAGGCGAATGTGCGGGCAACCAGCCGCGATACAAGGAGTTCAATGGGCGCGTCCAACACGTCAGGCGCAAGGATGGCGCAGCTGAACCCACGCGATGCCGAATTCATCTATCACGAGGGCGCTGGTCACCTGAACCATCTGATCGCTGTGTACTTCTTCGAGACATCGTTGCACCCAAGCGCGGAATTCACGGCAGAACAGGCAGTGGACTGGGTTACCGCACGCCTCGGATGTGATCGCATGTTCACTCAACGAGTCCAACGGACTCCGTTGGGACTGGACCATCCCTACTGGGTGACAGACCCTGACTTCGACGTCCGAAAGCACGTGTACGTCAACAAGATCAACGACACAGGATGGGCAGCGCTGCAAAAGCCGTTGAGCGCGTTGTTGACCACGAAGATGGACCTGCGCCGTCCGCCGTGGGAACTGCACTTCTTCGTAGGTTTGGAGGGACTTGAAGAATTGCCGGGCCGACTGACGGCGGTGGTGCTCAAGTCTCACCACAGTGCAGCTGACGGTATCGCCATCAGGACGTTGGGCGAGGCTATCTTTTCGGGCAAGGTGCAGCAGGCTGGGTCCGAACCGTCTGTGCCGTTTGTGCGAGCGAGGATATTCACCAAGTCGCTACTGGGGTTTCCCGGCCGAATATATCGCTTCGCAAGGCAGGTACCAGGCAACCGACGCGCTCAGAGAGATGCTGACGCTGCGAAGAAGGCAGGAGAATGGGTGGAGAGCCTCAACGAGAGGCCTGCAATTCGATTCAACGGCAAGGTGAGTGGAGCTGCCTCACTCGAACCGATGACAATGTCCGGGGAGCAGGTCCGTGAGATCAAGGATTCGGTGCCCGGTGCCACTGTCAACGACGTTCTACTCGCCGTTGTCGGAGGCGCTCTGACGCGCTACCTCACGGAAAAGGATGAAAGGCCAAGCGATTCCTTGATCGCGATGGTTCCTCGCTCGGTGCGTAAGGTCGAAGCGTGGGAGTCGGCGAATCAGTTGGTGGCTCTGCTGGTGGATATGCACACCCAGGTCGAGTCCCCATTGGAGAGGTTGGCGCTCATTTCGAGTTCGGCACGGTCGGAGAAGGCGCGCACGTCCCATCCCGCGGTCAGGCGTGCCGGGGCCGCAGTCGAGACCACGCCCGCGCCTTTGATGAGATTGATGGCGTATGCGCGCAAGCAGAACGATCACAGCCTCGATTGACCGCGTTACCAGCACACGATGGTGAGTAACATTCCACTCTCGGTCGAAGGGTTGACGCTTGCCGGCGCCCCGGGCGCGGCTGTGCTTGCAGTGCAAGCGCCCATCGACGGGGATGGGCTACGGCATTTCATGGTCGCCGCAGCAGGTGGGGGACTGACCCTCAACGTCATCGCGGATACCGCGACCATGCCCGATCTCCACCATTACATCGAACTACTGCGAGCAAGTTTCGATGACTTGGCAGCGGCAGCCGCGATGCAGACTGCGGATTCACCTAACCAAGAGGTTGCCTCCTGATCGATCGGAATCGCAGGCACCTTCTCCGATTGCTGGATTTGGTGACACCCAACGATTCCGAGCAGAACCCAGAGGATCTGCATGTCAGCTCGCTACAATTCGGACATTCGTTCAGCGTCGGAATTGAGGGGCATGCATGATCTTTCGGAACTCGTTGCCAGCCGCGGTATCTCAGATGGGACCGCGAGACGCGGAGTTCGTCTACAACGAGTCCGGCGGACATCTGAGCCACATGGTCTGCGCCTACTTCTTCGACACGACGGGCCATCCGCTCGCAGAGATGACGCACGACGACGCGGTTCGGTGGATCACCGAAAGATTCGGGTACTGGCCACTGTTCACGAGTCGACTCCAGCGAGTTCCGCTGGATCTGGACTATCCCTATTGGGTCCCGGCCGATTTCGACGTCGATGATCACGTGCACGTCCATCGTGCCCCTGTTGCCGGGTGGGCCCCGGTTCGTGAATTGCTCGGGCGCTCGCTCGGGGAGCCGATGGACCTGTCCCGGCCGCCCTGGGAGTTGCACGTCATGACCGGCGTGCACGGGATCGACGAGCTGCCGGGCAATCTGACGCTGATCATGCTCAAGACCCACCACGGGGCTGGTGACGGTCTGGCGATCCGCGATCTGACCAACCTTCTGTTCTCCGGTCCGCCGAAGCCGGAGACGAAGCGTGCCGGTTCGGGGCTTTCGTC encodes:
- a CDS encoding wax ester/triacylglycerol synthase domain-containing protein — protein: MGASNTSGARMAQLNPRDAEFIYHEGAGHLNHLIAVYFFETSLHPSAEFTAEQAVDWVTARLGCDRMFTQRVQRTPLGLDHPYWVTDPDFDVRKHVYVNKINDTGWAALQKPLSALLTTKMDLRRPPWELHFFVGLEGLEELPGRLTAVVLKSHHSAADGIAIRTLGEAIFSGKVQQAGSEPSVPFVRARIFTKSLLGFPGRIYRFARQVPGNRRAQRDADAAKKAGEWVESLNERPAIRFNGKVSGAASLEPMTMSGEQVREIKDSVPGATVNDVLLAVVGGALTRYLTEKDERPSDSLIAMVPRSVRKVEAWESANQLVALLVDMHTQVESPLERLALISSSARSEKARTSHPAVRRAGAAVETTPAPLMRLMAYARKQNDHSLD
- a CDS encoding DUF559 domain-containing protein; this translates as MEVVTRNQLLEQGTSRSSISRSTRSGRLHRILPSVYSTEEPGYFERCVAVTLWKPEAVLSHTSAAWLWDLLPEEPLFVEATVAPSVRAASPQWVRLHRRTGVSSDEWMGLPIVPIEQCFIDVATTLPRPALEAFFDAAVSTRVPWKSIAQLCDASRGRHGIPAVREQLRTCCPLTRSEPERAVARALTARNVHLEINARVGPYFGDLVDTRARVIVEIDGREFHTDPATFNNDRRRQNALVLDGWMVLRYSAATAMAHLDAVADEIITVVRRRRHNRA
- a CDS encoding WS/DGAT domain-containing protein, with amino-acid sequence MVSNIPLSVEGLTLAGAPGAAVLAVQAPIDGDGLRHFMVAAAGGGLTLNVIADTATMPDLHHYIELLRASFDDLAAAAAMQTADSPNQEVAS